The DNA region TGCGACATTCTGGATTGCCGCGTCGCCTTCGACTCCTCGCAATGACGGGTATAAGCCCACTCCCTGCGCAGCCAAGCCCCGCCAATCAAATAACTCACCTGGATCTTCTTTACGAATGGGTGCAATATCAGAATGACCGATCACATCTCGTGGTAAAATTTGGTGGCGACTTAAAATTCTCTGACAAAGCTGCGTCACCGCCTCCATCTGCGCTTTTGGAAAAGCGCGGTAACCCCATTCATGCCCCGGATTCACAACCTCAATACCAATGGAGGCACTATTAATATCGGTAATACCGCGCCAATAACCTACCCCACCATGCCATGCACGGCGCGACTCATCGACCATTTGGAAAACACGCCCCTCTTCTTCCACTAAATAATGCGCACTAACCTTTGATTCAACAACGGTCAAACGCTCCAGCGCCTCGGCACCGGTCTTCATGCCCGTGTAATGCAGCAACAACAAACTGACCGGCAATTTGCGCTCGTCATGGTTGGGAGAAGGTGACTGAATAAACTCCATACGCGCAATCTAGCAGATTTTATTGGCTATTATAACAATATTAACTGCCATTTCCGTTGCATTCAGAGTTTGCGCCGATATACTCAGTTACAATAATAACAAAAAAGCTGTCGACGGCGCGGAAAATCCGCTTATTCTACAAAGAACCGCGATGACGAAGAAACTCGACAAGGGGAAACACATGTCGCTCACGATTACTCCAGCTCCACGCAATGAAACGCTAACGCCTACAATCACCGTTATTGGTGTCGGTGGCGCGGGTGGCAATGCCGTTAATAACATGATCACCGCGCAGCTTCAGGGCGTAAATTTCGT from Rickettsiales bacterium includes:
- a CDS encoding N-acetylmuramoyl-L-alanine amidase; this translates as MEFIQSPSPNHDERKLPVSLLLLHYTGMKTGAEALERLTVVESKVSAHYLVEEEGRVFQMVDESRRAWHGGVGYWRGITDINSASIGIEVVNPGHEWGYRAFPKAQMEAVTQLCQRILSRHQILPRDVIGHSDIAPIRKEDPGELFDWRGLAAQGVGLYPSLRGVEGDAAIQNVASTTGLPRYARNDVMGQLQEYGYSIENLEKTITAFQRHFRPALLSGEWDEQCAEILASLLKSA